From Zalophus californianus isolate mZalCal1 chromosome 16, mZalCal1.pri.v2, whole genome shotgun sequence, one genomic window encodes:
- the KRT222 gene encoding keratin-like protein KRT222 isoform X1 has protein sequence MELSQLLNEIRANYEKLLTRNQIETVLSTRIQLEEDMSKKMDKDEEALKAAQAELKEARRQWHHLQVEIESLQAVERGLENSLHASEQHYQMQLQDLETVIEGLEKELQEVRRGIEKQLQEHEMLLNTKMRLEQEIATYRRLLEKEEIRYYGCIQGEKKEQKPTTSRVGFVLPSAIINEISFSTKLPQKYENEKVETVTKQAVLNGNLVKESTEARGTIQTEKVDEVIKEWEGSFFKDNPRLRKKSVSLRFDLHLAATDEGCLQTKQDNLPDIEVRLIMRRSCSIPSIKPPSGAN, from the exons ATGGAGCTGTCCCAGCTACTCAATGAGATCAGGGCAAACTATGAAAAGCTCCTCACGAGAAATCAGATAGAGACCGTGCTCTCAACAAGGATCCAG CTAGAAGAAGATATGAgcaaaaaaatggacaaagatgaAGAGGCTTTAAAGGCAGCTCAAGCAGAACTCAAGGAAGCTCGACGCCAGTGGCACCACCTGCAAGTGGAAATTGAGTCTCTCCAGGCGGTG GAAAGGGGCCTGGAAAACTCCCTCCATGCCAGTGAGCAACATTACCAGATGCAGTTGCAAGATCTAGAGACGGTGATTGAAGGACTAGAAAAAGAGCTACAGGAAGTAAGGCGCGGCATCGAAAAGCAGCTTCAAGAGCATGAGATGCTTCTCAACACGAAGATGAGGCTAGAACAAGAAATTGCCACTTATCGCCGCCtcctagaaaaggaagaaatcag ATATTATGGTTGTATCCAAggtgagaaaaaagaacagaaacctACGACAAGTAgagttggttttgttttaccTTCAG CCATTataaatgaaatatctttttcaacGAAACTCCCACAAAAGTATGAGAACGAAAAAGTGGAAACAGTGACCAAACAGGCAGTACTAAATGGAAATCTCGTGAAGGAAAGCACTGAGGCTCGTGGCACTATTCA GACAGAAAAAGTGGATGAAGTTATTAAAGAATGGGAAGGCTCCTTCTTTAAAGATAACCCTCGATTAAGGAAAAAATCGGTTTCTCTTCGATTTGATCTTCATTTAGCAGCCACTGATGAAGGGTGTTTACAGACTAAGCAGGATAATCTACCAGATATAGAAGTCAGGCTTATCATGAGAAGATCATGCAGTATCCCCTCTATCAAACCTCCATCAGGAGCTAATTAA
- the KRT222 gene encoding keratin-like protein KRT222 isoform X2 produces MSKKMDKDEEALKAAQAELKEARRQWHHLQVEIESLQAVERGLENSLHASEQHYQMQLQDLETVIEGLEKELQEVRRGIEKQLQEHEMLLNTKMRLEQEIATYRRLLEKEEIRYYGCIQGEKKEQKPTTSRVGFVLPSAIINEISFSTKLPQKYENEKVETVTKQAVLNGNLVKESTEARGTIQTEKVDEVIKEWEGSFFKDNPRLRKKSVSLRFDLHLAATDEGCLQTKQDNLPDIEVRLIMRRSCSIPSIKPPSGAN; encoded by the exons ATGAgcaaaaaaatggacaaagatgaAGAGGCTTTAAAGGCAGCTCAAGCAGAACTCAAGGAAGCTCGACGCCAGTGGCACCACCTGCAAGTGGAAATTGAGTCTCTCCAGGCGGTG GAAAGGGGCCTGGAAAACTCCCTCCATGCCAGTGAGCAACATTACCAGATGCAGTTGCAAGATCTAGAGACGGTGATTGAAGGACTAGAAAAAGAGCTACAGGAAGTAAGGCGCGGCATCGAAAAGCAGCTTCAAGAGCATGAGATGCTTCTCAACACGAAGATGAGGCTAGAACAAGAAATTGCCACTTATCGCCGCCtcctagaaaaggaagaaatcag ATATTATGGTTGTATCCAAggtgagaaaaaagaacagaaacctACGACAAGTAgagttggttttgttttaccTTCAG CCATTataaatgaaatatctttttcaacGAAACTCCCACAAAAGTATGAGAACGAAAAAGTGGAAACAGTGACCAAACAGGCAGTACTAAATGGAAATCTCGTGAAGGAAAGCACTGAGGCTCGTGGCACTATTCA GACAGAAAAAGTGGATGAAGTTATTAAAGAATGGGAAGGCTCCTTCTTTAAAGATAACCCTCGATTAAGGAAAAAATCGGTTTCTCTTCGATTTGATCTTCATTTAGCAGCCACTGATGAAGGGTGTTTACAGACTAAGCAGGATAATCTACCAGATATAGAAGTCAGGCTTATCATGAGAAGATCATGCAGTATCCCCTCTATCAAACCTCCATCAGGAGCTAATTAA